Below is a genomic region from Deltaproteobacteria bacterium.
AGAGCGTCTTCTCGCTGATGCCCAAGACCTGCGCGGTGCGGCTCTTGTTGTGGTTCATCTTCGAGAGCGACGCGAGGATGTACTCGCGCTCCACCTCGCGCATCTGCAGGCCGAGCGGCACGCGCAACAGCTGCGTCTCTTCACGCGTCCCGACCATGTCCGCGGGCAGGTGCTCGCGCGTGACCACGTCGCTCTCGCAGAGGATCACCGCGCGCTCGACGGTGTTGCGCAGCTCGCGAATGTTTCCCGGCCAGGCGTAGCTCTGGAGCACCTCCATCGCCGAGGCGTGCACGCCCGACACGCGCTTGCCCGACTCCTGGTTGAACTTCTCCACGAAGTGCTGCACCAGCAGCGGGATGTCCTCGCGGCGATCGCGGAGCGGCGGCAGAAGCACCTGGAACACGTTGAGCCGGAAGTAGAGATCCTCGCGGAACCGCATCGCCTTGATCTCTTCTTTCAGGTCCCGGTTCGTCGCGCAGAGGACGCGCACGTCCACCTCGATCTCGCTCTTGCCGCCCAGCCGCCGCAGCCGCTCTTCCTCGAGCACGCGGAGGAACTTGGACTGCAGCTCGAGCGGCAGCTCGCCGATCTCGTCGAGAAAGAGGGTGCCGCCGTCGGCGAGCTCGAAGCAGCCCATGCGCCGCGCATCCGCGCCGGTGAACGCGCCCTTCTCGTAGCCGAAGATCTCGCTCTCGATGAGCGTCGCGGGAATCGCCGAGCAGTTGATGGCCACGAACGCCTTGTCGCGCCGCGGCGAGAGCCCGTGAATCGCGCGCGCGACGACCTCCTTGCCGGTGCCGCTCTCGCCCGCAATGACCACCGGCGCCTTGCTCGGCGCGACCTTCGCGAGCAGATCGGCCACGCGTCGCATCGCCGGGCTCACGCCGACGAAGTTCGCCTGCCGGCTCTGGCCGAGCTCGCCGAGCCGTCGCCGCAGCACGGCCACCTCGTGCAGGGTCTGCTTCTTCTCCAGAGCGCGCGCGATGATCACCCGCAGCTTCGCGGTGTCGAGCGGCTTCTCGATGAAGTCGTAGGCGCCTTCCTTGATGGCCTGCACGGCCACGTCCACCGAGCCGCGGCCGGTGACCATCACCACCGGACAATCCGGCAGCTCCTCGCGCAGCGTCTTCAGCAGCCAGAGCCCGTCGGTCTGGGGCATCACCAGATCGCTGAGCACCACGTCGGGCCGGAACTCGGTGGCGCGGCGCAGCGCCTCGTGGCCGTCGACCGCTTGCTCCACGCGGTGGCCCCAACCGGTGAGCAGCTCGACCATGGCCGTGCGCGTGGCCGGCTCGTCGTCGACGATGAGGATGCGCGCGGCGCTGCTCGCGGTCTCTGGAGTGGTGCCTGTCATCGCGTCCCCGGCTCTCCCGCCCCCACCACATGAAGCTCCCGTTCCAGGCGCGCCAGCGGCAGGGCCAGCTCCACCCGACCGGGCAGCGACTGCAAGGTGCCGCCGCAGCTCGCGGCCAACGTCGCGAGATCCACGGGGCCGCTCGGCTCGGCAGCCACCACGCCTTCGACGATGATCAGCGCCGCGCCGCCCTGTGCCTCGGTGCGAAGCAGCAAGCGGCGGGCGCCCGCCTCGACCTGGCCGAGCACATAGAGCGCGACCGCCACGCCCACCTCGCTCGCAGACCCCGGCGCACGCAGGCCGGCCGGCCCCTCGGCGCGGAGCTCGGCCCGGGCCACGCGCGCGTTGTGCGTGCACTGCGCGACGATCGAATGCACGAGCGCGGTGACGTCGAAGTCGGGCTCCTGCTGGCGGTGCGGCGCGGCGAGCTCCACGAAGCGGCGCACCATCTCGTCGATGCGGCCGACTTGATCGCGGATGGCCTTCAGGTTTCGCTCCATGCCTGCGGGCAAGGCGCCGGCGTTCTCGCGGCGGAGCTTGTCGGCGAGGACTTCGAGGTGGATGACCACCGCGTTCAAGGGATTGCGCGTGTCGTGGGAGAAGCCGTCGCAGAGGCGCTCGACGAGCTGCGCCCGCGCCTCGACCGGCGACGCGGCGGCAACGGGAGGCAGCGGTTTCGCATCCACGGCAGGCTCCTCGGTCGACGAGCGGGCAACATCCGCTCCCGTGCCGGCGTGAGTTAGGGACGACTCCTGATGACGTCAACCCTCTTCCCTGTACTATTTGCCGCGGGCTGGAGCTTCAACGGCAGTCCCTGGGAATTTGTGAACTCTCAATAATGTTTACGCGCGAACTGTTGAGTCGTAATTTCAGATTTGTCGCGGGCAGGCAGCGCACCGCGCTGTACTTGTTACTGCTCGCCGCTGCCGGCTGCGCCACGGCGCCCCGTCCGAGCCCCGAGCCGCAGGCGCCCGCGAGCGCCACGCCTCCGCCGGAGCGCGTGCCTGGCCCAGCGCCGCATCCCGTGTCGGCAGCCCCTCAAGCGGCAGGCCCCACGGCCGAGCTTCTGGGCAGCGTCACCTTCGCCGCGACCGGCGACATCATGGCCCACGGCGAGGTGAAGAAGGCCGCGGCCGCCGCCGACGGCGGCTGGGACGCGCTCTACGCGCCCATCGCGCCGGTGATTGGCCCCGCGGACATCGCGTTTGGAAATCTGGAGACGCCGGTCGCGCCGGATCACGACCACGGCAGCCGGCCCTTCATCTTCAACGCGCCGCCGGAGATGCTCGCCGCGCTCAAGCGCGCCGGCTTCAAGGTGGTGCTCTTCGCCAACAACCACGCCTACGACCAGGACCGCGATGGTTTCGCGGAGAGCCTGGATCGCATCGACGCCTCGGGCCTGAAGGAAGTGGGCGCGGGCCGCACGCGCGAGGCCGCGCAGGCGCCGCTGCGCATGGAGGTGAACGGCGTGAAGCTCGCGTGGTTCGGCGCGGCGCAGTTCTTCAATGATCTGGGGCCCGGTCACCAGCGCAACGTCGACGATCCCAAGCAGCCGATGGCGAACCTCATCGACGGGCCCGCGATGGTGGCCGCGATCGCGAAGGTCCGACCCGAGGTGGACGCGGTGATTGTCTCCGTGCACTGGGGCGTGGAGTACATGGAGGCGCCGCGGCAGAGCGAGATCGACCTCGCGCATCAGCTCTTCGAGGCCGGCGCCGACGTGATCATCGGCTCGCACCCGCACGTGCTGCAGCCCATCGAGGTCTACCGCGCCAAGGACGGGCGCACGTGTCTGTGCCTGTACTCGCTGGGCAACTTCATCTCCAACCAGAACCGCCAGTACCTGCCGCACGCGCAGCCCGACAAGATGGGCGACTCGCGCGACGGCGCCATCGTGGAGTTCACGCTGGAGAAGCGCCGCTACGGTCCGCAGCTCACGGCCTTGAACCTCGCGGGCGTGAAGTACGTGCCGCTCTGGACGGACAACAACTTCTTCCGCCCCAAAGATCAGGCCGTCGACATCCATCCCATCGTCATCGACGTGGCGCTCAGGCAGGCGCACGACGAGCTCGAGGCGGCGGAGAAGGCCGCAGGGCCGAAGCCGTCGAAGGAAGCGGCCGCGCACCTCATCGCGCTCAAGCAGCGGATCGAGCTGCTCGAGCTGCGTCGCAAGCGCATCGTGGGTCGGCTCGGCGAAGACTTCTCCGGCGATCCCTGACGGGGCAACGACGCAACCGTCGCCGCGAATTGTCTACAATCCTTGAATGCGCCTTCGCCTCCTGTGCGTGCTGAGCGTGCTGCTGCCTGCGGTGGCGCACGCGTCGAAGTGCCCGGACGTGCTCTTCGTCCTCGACGCCTCCGACAGCATGAACAACTCGCCCGGCGGCGGCGTGACGCAGTCGAAGATCAGCATCGCCCGCCAGGTGATCGGCGAGGTGCTGCTCGGCGATCCCGACGCCGGCGTGCCCGCAGCCGATCCACGGATACGTTTTTGTTACATGTACTTCCCCGCGAGCAGCTGCACGCCCAGCGGCACCACGCCGCTGCCGGTGCCCTGCGACTTCAACACCGAGCAGGACATCGTGAGCACGGTGAACGCGCAGACCCTCAAGAACAGCACGCCCACCGCCGAGGCCCTCGAGGCCGCGAAGGGCAGCACCGACCTGCAGGACACCTCGCGGCCGCGCTTCGTGGTGCTCGTCACCGACGGCATGCCGACCTGTGGCAACGACGCCGGCGGCCGCGCGGTCGGAGCAGTGGGTGATCTCTTCGCGCAGGACGTGACCACGTTCGTGGTCGGCTTCGGCAGCGAGGCCGCGACCGCGCGGAAGACGCTCTCGGGCATGGCCGCCGCGGGCCAGCCGCCGCTCCCCGACGGCGGCGCGGCCGCGTACTACCAGGCCAACGACGGCAGCTCGCTCGCGGCGGCGCTCTCCGACATCCTCGGTCGCGCGGGCGGCGAGCTCGGCGGCAGCACCTGCGACCCCTGCGCCGACGCGACGTGCACCACCAGCGAGCGCTGCGTCCTCGATGGCGGCGCGCCCACCTGCGTGCCCGATCCGTGCCGCGCGCTGAGCTGTCCGAGCGGCCAGTTCTGCCGGCCGACCGGCACGACCGCGAGCTGCGTCGATGCGTGCGCCACCGCGTGCCCCACGGGCCAGGCGTGCGTCGACGGCACGTGCGTCACCGACAACTGCAATCGCGGCACCTGCACGAGCTGCAGCGGCGGCGAGGTGCCGACGATCGACGGCGGCTGCGGACCGAACGCATGCGCCGACATCAGCTGCCCCGCCGCCGAGGCGATCTGCCTCTACGGGAGCTGCTCCGCGCTCTTCGTCGCCGATGCAGGAAGCGGCAGCAGCAGCGCGAGCGGCAGCGCTGGCGGGACCACCGGCGGCAAGAAGAGCGGCGTGACCGCGAGCGGCTGCGGCTGCGCCAGCGTCGACGCGCTCGGGATGCTCGCGCTCGTCGGCGGCGCGCTCGCGTTCGGCCTGCGCCGCAAGAGGTAGGCCCCGCTCGTACCTTGCCTGCCTGGTTGTTGGAGCGCGCGCGGACGCGTCGTTAGAGTCGCCGCCTCGCTTTCTTGGAGCGGCGCATGAAGCGGATTCTGATCGGTCTCTGTGCGATGGCGCTGACGCCCGCGGTCGCGCGCGCGGGCGCCAAGTGCCCCAACGTGATCATCGTGCTCGATAAGTCGGGCTCGATGGGCGACTACCCCGACGACGATGGCAGCGGCAGCACCGACCCCGGCTCGTGCGCGTCCAACAGCGACTGCCACAGCGGCGACACCTGCGACAGCGCCGGCTTCTGCTCGGGCGCCAAGATCAACGTGGCGCACCAGGTGATTCAGGAAGTGATGCTCGGCGGCAGCGGCGTGCAGGCGCCGAGCTCGCTGGTGCGCTTCGGCTTCACCGACTTCCCCTCCAACAACAGCTGCGGCGCCTCGAACTACGGCTCTTCACTGCTGGTGAAGGTGGGCTACGCCACGGAGAACAACATCGCCAGCACGGTCACCGGCGTGGAGCCCGGCGGCTCGACGCCCACCGGCCCCATGCTCAAGAACCTGGTGAGCGACCCGAGCATGCTGGAAGCGGATCGCCCCCGGTACGTGGTGATCGTCACCGACGGCGAGCCGACGTGCGGCTTCAACAACAACAACAACCCCGACGGCGATGCGGTCACCGCCGTTCAGGACTTGCGGCAGGCCGGTGTGGAGACGTTCGTCGTCGGCTTCGGCAGCGGCGTGAACGCGGCTGGCCAGGCCACGCTGCAGTCGATGGCCGCCGCCGGCTCGCCCGATGCGGGCGCGTTCTCCGCCACCAACGCCGACCAGCTCGCGCAGGCGCTCTCGGCCATCATTCAGCAAGCGTCGATGGGCGAGCTCGGCGGCACCGCGAGCTGCGATCCCTGCAACGACATCCAGTGCCCCAGCGGCCAGACCTGCGACTCGAGCACCGGCGCGTGCGTGGCCGACCCGTACGCAGCGTGCGAGCCCCATCCGTGCGGCCAGGGCGAGTACTGCGTGGTCACCTCCAGCGGCCAGACCTGTGCCGTGCCTTGCACCAACATCTGCAGCAGCGGCCAGATCTGCGGCATCGACGGAACCTGCCAGGCGGATCCATGCGCGAACGGCGCCTGTGGCAGTTGTCCCGCAGGACAGGTGCACGACGACAGCGGCGCGTGCGTGGCCAGCCAGTGCTCGAAGATCCAGCCGCAGTGCCCAGCCGGCACGAGCTGCACCAACAACGCGTGCGTCTCGTACTTGTCTTCCACGAGCGGCACGACCTCGGGCTCGAGCACCAGCACCGGCGGGTCGGGCAGCACGGGCACCACCGGCAAGAAGGCCAACGGAAGCGTGACCAGCTCGGGCGGCTGCTCCACCACGGACGGCGTGGCCTTCGGCGCGTTCGGGCTGCTGGCGATGGCCCTGCTCGCGCGCCGCCGGGACTGAAGCGAAGCGGGGTAGGATCCTCGCGGGCCAACGGCCTCGGGAGGGGAATTGGCACGGGCGCGGGCCATCATCGTCGTCGTCGTCGCAGCGCTCGCGGTCGGGTGTGGTAGCGCCCCCGCATCGACGCAATCGGCCTCCACCTCCGGCGCCGCCGCGACGGGAAGCTCAGGCGCGTCGACGTCGATGTCGTCGAGCAGCAGCAGCTCGTCGAGCAGCAGCAGCGGCACGTCATCGGGCAGCAGCGCTTCGTCATCGAGCAGCAGTTCGTCGAGCAGCAGCAGCTCGAGCAGCACCTCCTCAACCGGCGGCAGCAGCGGCACGACCGGCGCTGTTGACGCGGGACCCGAGTGCGCCGTCGAGGACGTGCCGGGCACGTGCACCGACACCTCCGCGTGCAGCGCGCAATCGAACCACCTCTCCACGCCGGGGCTGTGCCCGGGACCTTCGAACATCCAGTGCTGCACGCCGTACAGCACCGCGCTCTGCGATCCGTCGATCGTGCAGCTTCCCAATGCCTTGTTCACCACGGAGGCGCCGGGGCAGGGCGGCTGTCCTGCGGGGATGATCGCCGTCGACACCTTCTGCATCGACCAGTTCGAGGCCTCGCTCGTGCAACTGGGCGATGGCGGCTCGTGGTCGCCGTACGAGAACCCGGGAGCGACGCCCGTGAAGGCCGTTTCCGTCCAGGGCGCGATCCCGCAGGCGTACATCAGCGGCGACGAAGCCAGCGCGGCCTGCACCAACGCGGGCAAGCGGCTCTGTTCTGATACCGAATGGTTAAGAGCCTGCCAGGGCCCGAGCGGAACCACCTACCCGTACGGCAACACCGACGAGCTCGGCGTCTGCAACGACCACCGCGACGAGCACCCGGCCGTCGAGTACTACGGCACCACCGCGAGCTGGATCTACTCCGAGCTCAACAACGCCTGCCTCGATCAACTCCCGCTCACCGAGGATCCCGCGGGCTCGCTCCCGGGCTGCGTCACCGCCGAGGGCGCGTACGACATGATGGGCAACCTGCACGAGTGGACGGCCGATCCCAACGGCACGTTCCGCGGCGGCTACTTCATGGACACGTCCCTCAACGGACCGGGCTGCCTCTACGCCACCACCGCCCACGACACGGCCTACTGGGACTACTCCACCGGCTTCCGCTGCTGCGCGAATTAACCAAATCGTTAAGCGAGTCGGAGCACGCGACGGAGCTCGCGCTCCAGGCGATCGGCCGCGCGGACATCGCGGATGGGCCGGCTGCAGACCACATGCTCGCCCACATGGGTGACCACCTCCAGGACCTGCCAGCGCCCACCCGCGGTTCGCGAGAACGAAGCCCAGGCCAGGTCGCGAATCTGATCGGCGTCGATGGTGCGCGCCTTGCGGAATGCGGCTCGAACGGTGAGCGCGCCGTCGTCGGCCTGGGTGGCCAGCCCGCGCCACTGCGCAAAGACGCGGTGGGGCTCTGCCTGAAGCTTGAACTCGTCGCGGCCCACAGCCAGCGTCGGCCGCGATACGCGGACCACGCGGGTGAAGTCCGTCAGCTCGGCGCGCCGCTCGGACTCCATCGTCGAGCGCACCTTCACGATCGCCGCCACGAGCAGGAGCGGCCCCCAGACGAACCAGGTGCTCTTCACGAGCCAAAACAAGCCGTAGGCCGCGATGATCAAGAGCAGCCCAACCAGGTCGACCCAGGTGATCTGCCCCCAACCACCGCACGCCAGCACCGGGACCATGTGGCACCTCCTGCCCACAACCGGGAGCAGGACCCATGCCCGTGCCACGCGCGCCGAAGTTCGGGGACTTGGCGCTGCCGACAGCGGCTGGCGTGGGAATTTCGACGGCGGCTATCCTACGGGCATGAATCGGCTCGTCGTCCTCGCTGCGCTGCTCGTTGCCTGTGGTACGTCGAAGTCGGGCTCGAGCAGCTCCAGCGGAAGCACCACTACGGCCGGCTCCACGACCGGCAGCGGCACGACGACCAGCAGTGGCACCACGACCAGCAGCGGCTCGACCTCGGGCAGCGCCAGCTCCGGCTCGAGCAGCGGCAGCACGGGCGCGGTGACGCAGCTTTGGACGTCGTCGACGCAGCTCTCGGGGGAGGTCGACGTCGCCGCGGGGCAGGTGGTGGAGATCGATCCCGGCGCGCAGATCAGCGTCGCGGCGGGCACGCACATCGTGGTCTCGGGCGCGCTCCAGGCCTCGAGCGCCTCGGGCACGCATGCGTCGCTCAGCGGCACAGGCTGGACAGGCATCAGCGTCGCGTCGGGTGGCTCGCTCTCGCTCGACGGCGTGGACATCCAGGGCGCGAGCCTGGCGCTCGACCTCCAACCGGGCGTGTCCGCGAGCTACGACGACGGCACGATCACCGCCGACGTGCCTTTCCAGATCGGCACCGGCGCCACGCTGACGACCGATCACGCCACCATGTCCTCCACCAGCGACGCCGAGGTCTTCGGCACGCTCACGGCCACGTACCTCAACTACAGCAAGGGCTCGTCCGACGGCATCACCGCCGTGGACGCGAACGCGATCATCTCCATCGAAGACTCGACGCTGGAGGGCGTGGGCCAGGTGGGCGACATGATCGTCTCCGAGGCCGGACAGCGCGTGCACGTGGCGTTCACCACCATCTCGCAGGTGCACTGCGCCTTCCACTTCGACGGCGTCAGTCGCTACGACATCGACCACGTCACGGCGAACGGAGATGCCTACGGCGGCATGCTCTACAACCCGGAGACCGGCCCCGACTCGATCACCGCCTCGAATTTCACCGACGGAATCGTGTTCCGACAGACCGAAGCCAACGTGGTGCTCACCATTGACGGAAGCTACTTGAGCGGCACCACCGAGTTCACGTCGACGCTGGTGCACGTGACGAACCCCGCGAGCACGCCCGTGCCGGATGCGGGGCCGCGTTAGAGCAGCCGAAGGTCCTCTTGTCGAAGGGCCCGAGTTGGATGCCCTTCTTGCAGAGCGCGAGCGCGCCGGGCGGCACCACGCGGGTCGAGACCTTCGCGACCGCGCGCTTGCGGATCTCCCGGTTGAGCCGCGACGAGAACGCGTTGATGCGCTGGAAGTCCCGCGCCGCCGGTTGCTTCAGCTCCGGGTAGATCGGCGCCCACTTGTCGGCGCGCGCGGCCGAGTTGTGGTTGGTGTGCGAGCTCTCGAGGCGTCCCTTGCGCGCGGTTTCCAGGTACAGCTGCACCAGCCCCAGCCCTCGGCCTCGTAGCGGAACGTGGCGCCGCCGCACGTCTCCGGATCGAGCTTGATTCGCCGCGCGCGGAGCTTCGGTCCGGCCCCGAGCACGTCCAGTTGCAGGGAGACCCCGCGCGTCCCGCGGAAGCGCGCCATCACCTCGTCCGCCGACTCGATGCGCGTGAGCCGCTCGCCGAACCCCGACGCTCGTACACGTGACACGTGCGCTCCGCGAAGAGCCACTCGAGGATGCCGCGGTGATCGTCGGGCGTCGCGAAGAAGTCGCAGTTCGGCACGACTACTTCAGCGGCTTGCGCATCTGCACGTGCGGCATGCCGGCCTCTTCGAACTCGGGGCCGAACGAGGTGTAGCCGTGCTTCGCGTAGAACTGGTGCGCGTGCACCTGCGCGTGCAGCACGATACCGTCCATGCCGCGCTTCTTCGCTTCATCCTCGAGGAAGGTGAGGATCTTGCTGCCCGTGCCGCCCTTGCGGTTGCTGGCCAAGACCGCCATGCGGCCGATCTTGCCCCAGTGACCCTTGGCGCCCTCGGGGGCGTGGTTCAGGTCGACGAGCCGCCCGGTGCCGATGGCGTGCTTTCCATCGTAGGCGAGCACGTGGAAGGCCTTGGCGTCCTCGTCGTCGCGCTCGAGCGTCTCGGGCACGGCCTGCTCTTCAATGAAGACCACCTCGCGAATGGCGAGGGCCTGGTTCAAGTCGCCAGGGTTGTCGATGGGCGCGATGCGGATGGCCATGGTGGTGCTCGTCTTCACCTACAACGAACCAGCGCGTGATCCGTGACGCCTGCCCGCGTTTCTCGGGCTGGCCACCAACCGGCACCCTGGTTCGACGAGGCCGGTCCGCCTACTTCTTGCGCTTCACGATCACTTTTCGCTTGGCATTCGCCAGGGCCGCCGCGGGCGGCAGCGGCGGCGCGGGCGGGGCCGAGGGCTTCGACGCGGCCGGTGCCTGAACAACCGGCTTGCTGGGCGCGCTCGGACGGGCCACCACGGTGCTGCTGCGCGCGGGCGAGGGCGCCGGCGCCACACGGGGCCGCTCGCCGGCAGGACGCGGGGCCTCGAGGTCGCCCATGTCCACGCGGCCGCGGAAGCTCGCGCCGTCGACGATGATCACCCGGGGGCTCTTGATGTCGCCCACCATGCGGCCTTCCTGGGTGAGCTCCACGCTCTCCGTGGCCGTCACGTTCCCGACGACCACGCCGCTGATGATGCAGTTGCGAACGGACACGTCGGCCTTGACGATGCCCGAGCTCTCCACCACCAGCGTCTTGGTGAGGTTGATGTTGCCCTCGACCCGGCCGCGGACGGTCAGGTCCTCATCGCCGTCGAGCCGGCCGTTGACGAGGATGCTCTCGCCAATGATGGTGCGGCCGCCGGTGCCGGTGCTGTCCTTGCCAAGCGTGGCCATAGGGTCACTCGTCCCTGGAGGTTGGTGGCGGAGTTACTTGCGGTCCATGTCGACGTTGCCCTTGAAGCTGGCGCCATCGGCGATGAGCACGCGGGGAGCCTTGATGTCACCGACCACGCGGCAGTCGCTCTTGAGCTCCACCTTGTCGGTGGCGACGATGTTGCCGGTCACCTGGCCGCCGATCTCAACGTTCTGGGTCTCGATGTCGGCCTCGACCACGCCCGAGCCCTCGACGATGAGGCTCTCCTTCAAGGAGATCTTGCCCTTGACGGTGCCCTGGATGACGAGGTCCTCGTCGCCCGAGATCTCGCCGTCGATCATGATGGAGGAGCCGATCACGGTGTTGGCCATGGTTGCACCCGCTGGGCGCTGTGCGCCCGAAAAGGAGTGGAGAAAGCTTAGATGTCCTCGGGCAGCTTGACGTCCATGTCGATGCTGCCGTTGAAGCGCGCGCCGTCTTCAATCACCACGCGGGGCGACTTGATGTCGCCCTTGACCTTGGCGGTGTTGGAGATGCTCACCCGGTCGCCGGCGAGGATGTTGCCGAGCATCTCGCCGTTGACGGTGAGGTTCTCGACCTTGACCTCGGCCTGCACGCGCCCGCTCTGCTCGATGGTCAGGTGGTTCTTGAGGTTGATGTGACCCTCGACCTGGCCCTCGATGGTGAGGTCGGCGCCGCCCGAGAGCGTGCCGCGAATGGTGATGCCCTTGCCGATGATTCCCACGTTTGCCCCTCGGAAGGTTCCGTCGCGCTGCGCGAAGAATGCTCGTCGAACGCGCGGCGAACGTACCTGTGCGTTGGGGAGAAATCAACGAAGCAAATTTCGCTTTGCGCACACCGCGGATTCAATTTGACGGTGCTACGCCTTCTGCCGCTTGCGCAGGGCGTCCTCTCTGTAAATCTCCGCCAGCGCGTGGGCTTTCTCCACCTCGTCGCGCGCGGCCTCGAGCTTGAGCGACTCGTCGAAGTGATCGGTGAGCGCCGGGCGCGCCGAGAGCACCGCGTGGCCGGCCGCGAGCGCCACCTTGGCGCCGTCGCGCTCGCGCTGGAGCTCTTCGCTCTCCGCTTCCACCGCCTTCACGGCCTCGGCGAGATCCGCGGCGTCGCGCGCCACCTTCTCGCGCTGCTCCTGCAACGGCTCGCGATCGCGCGCCGAGCGCTTGGCGTCCTCGGCGAGCACGTCGGCGGCGGCTTCGTCACCGCCGGCGCGGGCATCTCGCGACCGCTTCAGCGCGGTCTCTTCGCGGGCCTCGAGCTCGGCGCCGCGGCGATCCAGATCTCGCCGCACGGCGAGCAGCGTGGCCGCGCTTCGACGCAGGAGCTGGGCGCGCTGGGCGAGCGCGTCGATGCGCGCGTCATAGGCCGCGAGCGGATCGGTCGGCTGCTTCGGCTTTCTCCTGAACCAGTCGAACAGTCCCATGGCGTGCGCGCTCGGATGCGGACCGATTCTACGCAGGTCGCGCCTGGGCGACAGGAGGACTGTCACCCACCACGCCCGCCAGCAGCCGGACGCGCATCACCAGCTTGGCCACGTCGGCGTCGCCCGAGCCGAGCACCGCGCGGTGCCGCTCGAGGGGCACGTTGTAGAGCCCGAGCAGGTGCTCGA
It encodes:
- a CDS encoding polymer-forming cytoskeletal protein; this encodes MGIIGKGITIRGTLSGGADLTIEGQVEGHINLKNHLTIEQSGRVQAEVKVENLTVNGEMLGNILAGDRVSISNTAKVKGDIKSPRVVIEDGARFNGSIDMDVKLPEDI
- a CDS encoding CapA family protein, with the protein product MSRNFRFVAGRQRTALYLLLLAAAGCATAPRPSPEPQAPASATPPPERVPGPAPHPVSAAPQAAGPTAELLGSVTFAATGDIMAHGEVKKAAAAADGGWDALYAPIAPVIGPADIAFGNLETPVAPDHDHGSRPFIFNAPPEMLAALKRAGFKVVLFANNHAYDQDRDGFAESLDRIDASGLKEVGAGRTREAAQAPLRMEVNGVKLAWFGAAQFFNDLGPGHQRNVDDPKQPMANLIDGPAMVAAIAKVRPEVDAVIVSVHWGVEYMEAPRQSEIDLAHQLFEAGADVIIGSHPHVLQPIEVYRAKDGRTCLCLYSLGNFISNQNRQYLPHAQPDKMGDSRDGAIVEFTLEKRRYGPQLTALNLAGVKYVPLWTDNNFFRPKDQAVDIHPIVIDVALRQAHDELEAAEKAAGPKPSKEAAAHLIALKQRIELLELRRKRIVGRLGEDFSGDP
- a CDS encoding SUMF1/EgtB/PvdO family nonheme iron enzyme, with translation MARARAIIVVVVAALAVGCGSAPASTQSASTSGAAATGSSGASTSMSSSSSSSSSSSSGTSSGSSASSSSSSSSSSSSSSSTSSTGGSSGTTGAVDAGPECAVEDVPGTCTDTSACSAQSNHLSTPGLCPGPSNIQCCTPYSTALCDPSIVQLPNALFTTEAPGQGGCPAGMIAVDTFCIDQFEASLVQLGDGGSWSPYENPGATPVKAVSVQGAIPQAYISGDEASAACTNAGKRLCSDTEWLRACQGPSGTTYPYGNTDELGVCNDHRDEHPAVEYYGTTASWIYSELNNACLDQLPLTEDPAGSLPGCVTAEGAYDMMGNLHEWTADPNGTFRGGYFMDTSLNGPGCLYATTAHDTAYWDYSTGFRCCAN
- a CDS encoding GNAT family N-acetyltransferase, whose translation is MAIRIAPIDNPGDLNQALAIREVVFIEEQAVPETLERDDEDAKAFHVLAYDGKHAIGTGRLVDLNHAPEGAKGHWGKIGRMAVLASNRKGGTGSKILTFLEDEAKKRGMDGIVLHAQVHAHQFYAKHGYTSFGPEFEEAGMPHVQMRKPLK
- a CDS encoding sigma-54-dependent Fis family transcriptional regulator produces the protein MTGTTPETASSAARILIVDDEPATRTAMVELLTGWGHRVEQAVDGHEALRRATEFRPDVVLSDLVMPQTDGLWLLKTLREELPDCPVVMVTGRGSVDVAVQAIKEGAYDFIEKPLDTAKLRVIIARALEKKQTLHEVAVLRRRLGELGQSRQANFVGVSPAMRRVADLLAKVAPSKAPVVIAGESGTGKEVVARAIHGLSPRRDKAFVAINCSAIPATLIESEIFGYEKGAFTGADARRMGCFELADGGTLFLDEIGELPLELQSKFLRVLEEERLRRLGGKSEIEVDVRVLCATNRDLKEEIKAMRFREDLYFRLNVFQVLLPPLRDRREDIPLLVQHFVEKFNQESGKRVSGVHASAMEVLQSYAWPGNIRELRNTVERAVILCESDVVTREHLPADMVGTREETQLLRVPLGLQMREVEREYILASLSKMNHNKSRTAQVLGISEKTLYNKLNRYAAQKSGQLLGDDDDAEATAAPAN
- a CDS encoding VWA domain-containing protein, which codes for MKRILIGLCAMALTPAVARAGAKCPNVIIVLDKSGSMGDYPDDDGSGSTDPGSCASNSDCHSGDTCDSAGFCSGAKINVAHQVIQEVMLGGSGVQAPSSLVRFGFTDFPSNNSCGASNYGSSLLVKVGYATENNIASTVTGVEPGGSTPTGPMLKNLVSDPSMLEADRPRYVVIVTDGEPTCGFNNNNNPDGDAVTAVQDLRQAGVETFVVGFGSGVNAAGQATLQSMAAAGSPDAGAFSATNADQLAQALSAIIQQASMGELGGTASCDPCNDIQCPSGQTCDSSTGACVADPYAACEPHPCGQGEYCVVTSSGQTCAVPCTNICSSGQICGIDGTCQADPCANGACGSCPAGQVHDDSGACVASQCSKIQPQCPAGTSCTNNACVSYLSSTSGTTSGSSTSTGGSGSTGTTGKKANGSVTSSGGCSTTDGVAFGAFGLLAMALLARRRD
- a CDS encoding polymer-forming cytoskeletal protein; translation: MANTVIGSSIMIDGEISGDEDLVIQGTVKGKISLKESLIVEGSGVVEADIETQNVEIGGQVTGNIVATDKVELKSDCRVVGDIKAPRVLIADGASFKGNVDMDRK
- a CDS encoding VWA domain-containing protein, whose translation is MRLRLLCVLSVLLPAVAHASKCPDVLFVLDASDSMNNSPGGGVTQSKISIARQVIGEVLLGDPDAGVPAADPRIRFCYMYFPASSCTPSGTTPLPVPCDFNTEQDIVSTVNAQTLKNSTPTAEALEAAKGSTDLQDTSRPRFVVLVTDGMPTCGNDAGGRAVGAVGDLFAQDVTTFVVGFGSEAATARKTLSGMAAAGQPPLPDGGAAAYYQANDGSSLAAALSDILGRAGGELGGSTCDPCADATCTTSERCVLDGGAPTCVPDPCRALSCPSGQFCRPTGTTASCVDACATACPTGQACVDGTCVTDNCNRGTCTSCSGGEVPTIDGGCGPNACADISCPAAEAICLYGSCSALFVADAGSGSSSASGSAGGTTGGKKSGVTASGCGCASVDALGMLALVGGALAFGLRRKR
- a CDS encoding polymer-forming cytoskeletal protein, yielding MATLGKDSTGTGGRTIIGESILVNGRLDGDEDLTVRGRVEGNINLTKTLVVESSGIVKADVSVRNCIISGVVVGNVTATESVELTQEGRMVGDIKSPRVIIVDGASFRGRVDMGDLEAPRPAGERPRVAPAPSPARSSTVVARPSAPSKPVVQAPAASKPSAPPAPPLPPAAALANAKRKVIVKRKK